A window of the Cicer arietinum cultivar CDC Frontier isolate Library 1 chromosome 6, Cicar.CDCFrontier_v2.0, whole genome shotgun sequence genome harbors these coding sequences:
- the LOC101512551 gene encoding wall-associated receptor kinase-like 20 isoform X1, translated as MAPPPPLHTSINYFMILLLASTPTTSTTVCHDTCGSIQVKYPFGTGPGCGSPLFNPYITCTLNQLILKTHKTAYPITSISYPTSTLILAPPYMSTCTTMQTSPNFGLDLTSPFQITSSTFILLFCQPFIIKNSPICDTSFDYLCASIYSCPAVLSLGMPLFPPTNTCCVYSPANLDGEGELNLRGNDCGGYSSVVSLGDNPTDPTHWVYGVALKYSHSAFDNFVTPKCTSCESSGGVCGFAAPGNGFACVCEGGFNTSLDCSSNDQNQDYLWESISPPPMSTIRNVWSSILTGIILSLV; from the exons ATGGCACCACCACCACCTCTTCACACCTCCATCAACTATTTCATGATCCTCCTCTTAGCATCCACACCAACAACCTCAACAACAGTGTGCCACGACACATGTGGCTCAATACAAGTCAAGTACCCCTTTGGCACAGGTCCTGGTTGTGGGTCCCCACTATTCAACCCATACATAACATGCACGTTAAACCAACTCATCCTCAAAACTCACAAAACAGCGTACCCTATCACTTCCATATCATACCCAACATCAACTCTCATACTCGCACCCCCCTACATGTCTACTTGCACCACCATGCAAACTTCTCCCAACTTTGGCTTAGATTTAACCTCACCTTTCCAAATCACTTCTTCCACTTTCATCCTCCTCTTTTGTCAACCCTTCATAATAAAAAACTCTCCCATTTGTGACACTTCCTTTGATTACCTTTGTGCTTCTATTTACTCTTGTCCTGCAGTGCTCTCACTTGGTATGCCTCTTTTTCCTCCGACTAACACTTGTTGTGTCTACTCTCCGGCGAACCTCGACGGTGAAGGGGAGTTGAACCTTAGGGGGAATGATTGCGGTGGTTATAGTTCGGTTGTGTCGCTTGGCGATAATCCTACCGATCCTACTCATTGGGTTTATGGAGTGGCCTTGAAATATAGTCATAGTGCTTTTGATAACTTTGTGACTCCTAAATGTACTAGTTGTGAGAGTAGTGGTGGTGTATGTGGATTTGCTGCTCCAGGAAATGGATTTGCTTGTGTTTGTGAAGGTGGCTTTAACACTAGCCTTGATTGCTCTAGTAATGATCAAAACCAGGATTATCTTTGGGAATCTATCTCTCCTCCTCCCATGTCCACAA TTAGGAACGTTTGGAGTTCCATTTTGACTGGTATAATTTTGAGCTTAGTGTAA
- the LOC101513399 gene encoding uncharacterized protein gives MSRLSFRPRPLDIHKKLPIVKSIKDFDDDEAPASTRNSQLLRIVPEVEHEAHVQHVPSKKAASEIPTPQFVYVDTYERDYSCTFAQPTSYLRARGARAEIGEFVEYDLDNEDEDWFSEFSEEMKSLTPEMFESLLFKLEVLDHKARERAGLITPTVGSPIPVLLRLETAMESLQAQAVKYTIIQSVYDYWKEKRQRWQKPVLRRLQPPPPVNDTNPYNVFRPREKAHRLHTRRMQRRENNVQSFEKLRQVRRNLDQAKSLLEALIKREEKKREVIESEVTLQRMQMKYKHETEFLEDNLALSGFTPFSSKFVSSEEEFFDSDDVMTNRLPRSRSTAVQNLHPYDTNLPVVPAVSSKQELKRRYVPHGWPHKLDPLEPVLLFTKPLLPDKLAMAGILPPDSITKNGVPAQPYKFRGRIGRGGRIIFDRWNSLVQTPIDCGNSYYMPPKPRPSTCN, from the exons ATGAGTAGGTTGTCTTTCAGGCCTCGACCACTCGATATTCATAAGAAGCTCCCAATTGTCAAATCCATCAAGGACTTTGACGACGATGAGGCACCCGCTTCTACCCGTAATTCGCAATTGCTACGGATTGTTCCAGAGGTTGAACATGAG gcCCATGTGCAACATGTTCCCAGCAAGAAAGCGGCTTCTGAAATACCCACTCCTCAGTTTGTTTATGTGGATACATATGAAAGGGACTATTCTTGCACTTTCGCTCAACCAACTTCCTATTTGCGGGCAAGAGGAG CTAGGGCCGAGATTGGAGAATTTGTTGAGTATGACTTGGACAACGAAGATGAAGATTGGTTTTCAGAATTTTCTGAAGAAATGAAGAGCCTGACACCTGAAAT GTTTGAAAGTCTTCTTTTCAAGTTGGAGGTATTGGATCATAAAGCTCGTGAAAGAGCTGGCCTTATAACACCGACTGTTGGTTCGCCAATTCCTGTGCTACTACGACTTGAAACTGCTATGGAG TCCTTACAAGCTCAGGCCGTCAAATACACCATTATCCAGTCTGTGTATGATTATTGGAAAGAAAAG CGACAACGGTGGCAAAAGCCTGTTTTGCGGCGTTTGCAG CCGCCTCCGCCTGTTAATGACACCAACCCATATAATGTCTTTCGACCAAGGGAGAAGGCCCACAGGCTTCACACAAGAAGG ATGCAAAGGAGAGAAAACAATGTGCAGTCATTTGAAAAGCTTCGCCAG GTTAGGCGCAACCTTGACCAAGCCAAGAGCTTGTTGGAAGCTTTGATTAAG AGGGAAGAGAAAAAAAGAGAAGTAATAGAGAGTGAAGTTACACTACAGAGGATGCAAATGAAATACAAG CATGAAACAGAGTTTTTAGAAGACAATTTGGCGCTGTCTGGATTTACTCCCTTCTCTTCCAAGTTTGTTTCAAGTGAAGAGGAATTTTTCGATTCAGATGATGTCATGACAAACCGTCTTCCTCGTTCACGGTCTACTGCTGTACAGAATTTGCATCCCTACGACACCAACCTGCCAGTGGTTCCTGCAGTGAGCTCAAAGCAAGAGTTAAAGAGGAGATATGTTCCACATGGATGGCCTCATAAACTG GATCCACTTGAACCAGTTTTATTGTTCACAAAACCATTACTTCCTGATAAGTTGGCAATGGCAGGTATTCTGCCACCAGATTCCATCACAAAAAATGGGGTGCCAGCACAACCATATAAATTTCGTGGAAGAATTGGCAGAGGTGGCCGCATAATATTTGACAGATGGAATTCCCTTGTGCAAACACCAATTGATTGTGGTAATTCTTATTATATGCCACCAAAACCAAGACCATCAACATGTAACTAA
- the LOC101512551 gene encoding wall-associated receptor kinase-like 20 isoform X2, with the protein MAPPPPLHTSINYFMILLLASTPTTSTTVCHDTCGSIQVKYPFGTGPGCGSPLFNPYITCTLNQLILKTHKTAYPITSISYPTSTLILAPPYMSTCTTMQTSPNFGLDLTSPFQITSSTFILLFCQPFIIKNSPICDTSFDYLCASIYSCPAVLSLGMPLFPPTNTCCVYSPANLDGEGELNLRGNDCGGYSSVVSLGDNPTDPTHWVYGVALKYSHSAFDNFVTPKCTSCESSGGVCGFAAPGNGFACVCEGGFNTSLDCSSNDQNQDYLWESISPPPMSTIN; encoded by the exons ATGGCACCACCACCACCTCTTCACACCTCCATCAACTATTTCATGATCCTCCTCTTAGCATCCACACCAACAACCTCAACAACAGTGTGCCACGACACATGTGGCTCAATACAAGTCAAGTACCCCTTTGGCACAGGTCCTGGTTGTGGGTCCCCACTATTCAACCCATACATAACATGCACGTTAAACCAACTCATCCTCAAAACTCACAAAACAGCGTACCCTATCACTTCCATATCATACCCAACATCAACTCTCATACTCGCACCCCCCTACATGTCTACTTGCACCACCATGCAAACTTCTCCCAACTTTGGCTTAGATTTAACCTCACCTTTCCAAATCACTTCTTCCACTTTCATCCTCCTCTTTTGTCAACCCTTCATAATAAAAAACTCTCCCATTTGTGACACTTCCTTTGATTACCTTTGTGCTTCTATTTACTCTTGTCCTGCAGTGCTCTCACTTGGTATGCCTCTTTTTCCTCCGACTAACACTTGTTGTGTCTACTCTCCGGCGAACCTCGACGGTGAAGGGGAGTTGAACCTTAGGGGGAATGATTGCGGTGGTTATAGTTCGGTTGTGTCGCTTGGCGATAATCCTACCGATCCTACTCATTGGGTTTATGGAGTGGCCTTGAAATATAGTCATAGTGCTTTTGATAACTTTGTGACTCCTAAATGTACTAGTTGTGAGAGTAGTGGTGGTGTATGTGGATTTGCTGCTCCAGGAAATGGATTTGCTTGTGTTTGTGAAGGTGGCTTTAACACTAGCCTTGATTGCTCTAGTAATGATCAAAACCAGGATTATCTTTGGGAATCTATCTCTCCTCCTCCCATGTCCACAA TAAATTAA
- the LOC101513073 gene encoding uncharacterized protein has product MAGCFSFTASRDRCYRLSFSNAGLKSTTTDIGDGTIMHCWLPKTHKNSKPSLLLLHGMGANAMWQWNDFVSPLTRRFNVYVPDLLFFGESHTTRPDRSESFQAQCVAALMEAHGVHSMNLVGISYGGFVGYSMAAQFPERVVKVVLCCAGVCLEEKDMEEGMFKVKSVGEAAGILLPETPEKMKQLVELTFVKPIKVMPTCFLTDFIDVMCTEYRQEKKELIETLYKDRKLSNLPKITQPTLIIWGEQDQVFPLELAHRLKRHLGENAQLVVIKKAGHAINLEKSKELYKSLKSFLVDSISPSTQENHSNGHKLD; this is encoded by the exons ATGGCGGGTTGTTTCAGCTTCACCGCTTCCCGTGACCGCTGCTATCGCCTCTCCTTCTCCAACGCCGGCCTCAAATCAACCACCACAGATATCGGCGACGGCACAATCATGCACTGTTGGCTCCCCAAAACACACAAAAACTCCAAACCATCCCTTCTCCTTCTCCACGGTATGGGAGCCAACGCAATGTGGCAATGGAACGACTTCGTTTCACCACTCACCCGTCGTTTCAACGTCTACGTCCCCGACCTACTTTTTTTCGGCGAATCCCACACAACCCGACCCGATAGATCCGAATCTTTTCAAGCTCAGTGTGTTGCCGCTCTCATGGAGGCTCACGGTGTTCACTCAATGAACCTCGTTGGCATTAGTTACGGTGGATTTGTTGGTTACAGTATGGCGGCGCAGTTCCCGGAGCGTGTTGTGAAGGTTGTGCTTTGTTGTGCTGGTGTTTGTTTGGAAGAGAAGGATATGGAGGAAGGGATGTTTAAGGTTAAGAGTGTTGGTGAAGCTGCTGGTATTTTGCTTCCAGAGACTCCCGAAAAGATGAAGCAGCTTGTGGAGCTTACTTTTGTTAAACCTATCAAAGTTATGCCTACTTGTTTCCTCACCGATTTCATTGAT GTGATGTGCACGGAATACCGACAGGAGAAGAAAGAACTAATTGAAACATTATATAAGGATAGAAAACTGTCTAATCTTCCTAAGATAACCCAG CCTACACTAATAATCTGGGGAGAACAAGACCAGGTATTCCCACTGGAATTAGCTCACAGACTGAAAAG GCATTTGGGAGAGAATGCACAACTAGTTGTTATTAAGAAGGCAGGGCATGCAATCAACTTGGAGAAGTCCAAGGAACTGTATAAGAGTTTAAAATCCTTCCTCGTAGATTCCATTTCTCCATCAACACAAGAGAACCACAGTAATGGTCATAAGCTGGATTAG